The Fusarium falciforme chromosome 7, complete sequence genome window below encodes:
- a CDS encoding DLH domain-containing protein, translating into MHFTRVLVGLYGFAAIAAAQWSGNIFKSTGKPTGTEIEYDGVTLYISKPKVPSKGGTAVLYLSDVYGLPLLENKLLVDSFARAGYLTIAPDILNGDPADPNVPFNAEEYLSRHNPQNTDPIIEKTIGFIHKKLKIDNIAVTGYCYGGRYAFRFLAGGRGANVGFAAHPTLLQNDEVLAIHGPASLATAEFDSLLNATQRSEIEALLGKTPQPFQVNLYSGTQHGFGVRANVSDPEQKFAKEEAFWQAVRWFGAWSPNN; encoded by the exons ATGCATTTCACCCGAGTACTCGTCGGCCTATACGGCTTCGCTGCCATTGCAGCCGCCCAATGGTCCGGGAATATCTTTAAATCTACTGGAAAACCAACCGGAACCGAGATCGAATATGACGGAG TCACTCTGTACATCAGCAAGCCCAAGGTGCCGTCCAAGGGTGGCACGGCTGTGCTGTACCTGAGCGATGTCTATGGGCTCCCGTTGTTGGAGAACAAACT GCTCGTCGACAGCTTTGCTCGTGCGGGATATCTCACCATCGCACCCGATATTCTTAACGGTGACCCAGCAGACCCAAACGTCCCGTTTAATGCGGAAGAGTACTTGAGCAGGCACAACCCCCAGAATACTGACCCTATCATCGAAAAGACCATCGGGTTCATTCATAAAAAGCTCAAGATTGACAACATCGCTGTTACTGGGTACTGCTACGGGGGGAGATATGCATTCCGCTTCCTAGCCGGGGGCAGAGGCGCCAACGTGGGATTCGCAGCTCACCCTACTCTCCTCCAGAACGATGAAGTTCTGGCCATTCACGGTCCCGCGAGCCTCGCAACAGCCG AGTTCGATAGCTTGCTCAACGCAACCCAGCGATCCGAGATTGAGGCCCTGCTTGGCAAGACTCCACAGCCATTCCAGGTCAACTTGTACTCGGGAACGCAGCATGGGTTTGGCGTCCGCGCCAACGTTTCTGATCCAGAGCAAAAGTttgccaaggaagaagccTTTTGGCAGGCCGTGCGGTGGTTCGGTGCTTGGAGTCCCAACAATTAG
- a CDS encoding HET domain-containing protein, whose protein sequence is MATIYRKAQGITIYLGEEDQGSDLAMEALEKATFLPTCAIRAKCTDPAKSQDPDVVALRNLFARPWFKRVWVLQEVRNGKFPVIICGPKTLPWRVFDNLTRFGFPRTFGLIPVPLDIRTVSRAEEKFDAEGLFRRLCKARVCLATDPRDKVFALLPLFSKVDGDGVKGFLPDYSRSTKDTFVSLAKYLLRSSEVGFSLLYATESHSSLEGLPSWVPDWSSIPRTQYIYSPEHLTAAMRTVYNTHTLVKFLPGNVLSFAATNWGIVDQIASTCNTEDPRWSRTVFEEWRNLALSHVKATKSIYTFTRQEEFYLFLGHELPEIFFGSLRAPPSWIKYAWAGLFSDFEAACENPYDRPDYHQAAEALKFHLRLKETCHGQKLVVVSGESHKFFTYAITDAEVHVGDKVVQVANRPKPFQAFGIIIRKRPDSSDQYTLVGKCRLQSVVRYGALEDPTWFLIS, encoded by the coding sequence ATGGCCACAATCTACCGGAAGGCGCAGGGAATTACCATCTatcttggagaagaggatcAAGGAAGCGACCTTGCCATGGAAGCCCTGGAAAAGGCAACTTTCTTGCCAACCTGCGCCATAAGAGCCAAATGTACCGATCCTGCGAAATCTCAAGACCCCGACGTGGTGGCCTTGAGAAACCTGTTTGCGCGACCGTGGTTTAAACGGGTCTGGGTTCTTCAAGAAGTCAGGAATGGCAAATTCCCAGTCATCATCTGCGGGCCAAAGACACTTCCCTGGAGAGTTTTCGACAATCTCACCAGGTTTGGTTTTCCTCGCACCTTTGGACTGATTCCAGTCCCTCTTGACATTAGAACCGTCTCAAGAGCCGAGGAGAAGTTCGATGCCGAAGGCCTGTTCAGGCGATTATGTAAAGCACGGGTATGCCTCGCCACTGATCCAAGAGACAAGGTATTTGCTCTTCTGCCCTTGTTCTCAAAggtggatggagatggcgtcAAGGGCTTTCTGCCTGACTACTCGCGGTCAACAAAGGACACGTTTGTCAGTCTCGCTAAATATCTTCTTCGGTCTAGTGAGGTCGGGTTCAGTCTACTCTATGCCACTGAATCGCACTCGAGTCTGGAGGGACTACCATCTTGGGTTCCGGACTGGAGCTCCATCCCTCGAACACAATACATCTATAGCCCTGAGCATCTGACAGCGGCCATGAGGACAGTCTATAATACTCACACCTTGGTAAAGTTTCTGCCTGGTAATGTGCTATCTTTCGCGGCCACCAATTGGGGCATAGTCGACCAAATAGCAAGCACATGCAACACAGAAGATCCACGATGGTCCAGGACGGTGTTTGAAGAATGGCGTAACTTGGCATTGTCTCATGTCAAGGCCACAAAATCGATATACACCTTCACAAGGCAAGAGGAGTTCTACTTGTTCCTAGGCCATGAACTTCCCGAGATTTTCTTCGGATCTTTGCGAGCGCCCCCTTCATGGATAAAATACGCATGGGCCGGCCTGTTCTCAGATTTTGAGGCAGCGTGCGAGAACCCTTACGATCGACCCGATTACCACCAAGCGGCAGAAGCTCTCAAATTTCATCTTCGCCTGAAAGAGACGTGCCATGGCCAAAAGCTTGTCGTGGTGAGCGGAGAGAGCCACAAGTTTTTCACATATGCCATCACGGATGCTGAAGTACATGTCGGCGATAAGGTGGTCCAGGTTGCAAATCGGCCCAAACCCTTTCAAGCCTTTGGTATCATAATTCGGAAGCGCCCCGATTCTTCGGATCAATACACGCTTGTTGGGAAGTGCCGCCTCCAGTCAGTCGTTCGTTATGGCGCGTTGGAAGACCCGACGTGGTTCTTGATATCTTGA
- a CDS encoding MFS domain-containing protein: MAKDSSSRVWHRTFHSDSLVRGILAFFLLDCPPLQLFAGPSTAMNDDNMATMGSEPKTEQSGQLSDSKDKSSSSFTDQTVQETGNLDGWKLALVITGLCLAVFCMALDNTIIATAIPRITDEFRALDDLGWYGSAYLLTTCSFQLFFGKLYSFYSVKWVFLTAIAFFELGSLVCGAAPTSAALIIGRAIAGIGSAGIFSGAILIIVLSVPMRKRPIYVGLLAGMYGLASVAGPLMGGAFTDRLSWRWCFYINLPIGVVTVLFVVLFLKPPQGPLGSAKEKVSWKQQIGHFDLPGTACFLPAIISLLLALQWGGSRYPWSNGRIIGLFVVFGVLIILFVVIQFWKQDKATVPPRILADRTVWSCAAFAVCFGASFFLLIYYIPIWFQAVKDASAVRSGIMNLPMILGLVVMSVITGGAVSAIGYYTPLIHASSILMSIGAGLLTTFRVNTQSPAWIGYQALYGIGAGLGMQLPLVAVQTALPEQDIPVGTATLMFSQTLGGSIFVQVAQNVFTNQLSKEIQGAGVDAGIVLGAGATELRDSVPAVHLPEVLVAYSKALTNTWYVSVAMAVLSLIPALFVPWKSVKDKKMEAAMA, from the exons ATGGCCAAAGATTCTTCTTCCAGAGTTTGGCATCGGACATTCCATTCTGATTCACTCGTTCGTGGTATTCTGGCATTCTTTCTCCTTGACTGTCCTCCCCTCCAACTCTTCGCCGGCCCTTCAACCGCGATGAACGACGATAACATGGCGACCATGGGAAGCGAACCCAAAACCGAGCAATCAGGCCAACTTTCCGACTCCAAAGACAAATCGAGTTCCTCTTTCACGGACCAGACCGTCCAGGAGACCGGGAacttggatggatggaaacTAGCTTTGGTCATCACCGGACTTTGCCTTGCCGTCTTTTGCATGGCACTT GACAACACCATCATTGCAACCGCAATCCCTCGCATCACCGACGAGTTTCGCGCCTTGGATGATCTAGGCTG GTACGGCTCGGCTTATCTCCTCACAACCTGCAGCTTCCAGTTGTTCTTCGGAAAGCTCTACTCGTTCTACTCGGTCAAATGGGTCTTCCTCACCGCCATCGCTTTCTTCGAACTCGGTTCCTTGGTCTGTGGCGCCGCGCCAACCTCGGCAGCGCTCATCATCGGTCGAGCGATCGCGGGCATCGGCTCCGCTGGAATATTCTCTGGAgctatcctcatcatcgtcctcaGTGTTCccatgaggaagaggcctATCTACGTGGGCCTACTCGCTGGCATGTACGGCCTTGCTAGCGTTGCTGGTCCGCTCATGGGTGGTGCCTTTACCGACAGACTCTCCTGGAGATGGTGCTTCTATATCAACCTCCCTATCGGGGTGGTCACTGTGCTGTTTGTGGTACTGTTCTTGAAGCCCCCTCAAGGCCCTTTAGGAtcagccaaggagaaggtttCCTGGAAGCAACAGATTGGCCATTTCGACCTCCCAGGTACAGCCTGTTTCTTGCCAGCCATCATCTCGCTGCTCCTGGCGTTGCAATGGGGAGGCTCCAGATACCCTTGGTCTAATGGCCGCATCATTGGATTGTTCGTTGTCTTTGGCGTTCTCATCATACTCTTCGTCGTTATCCAATTCTGGAAACAGGACAAAGCTACTGTGCCTCCGAGAATCTTGGCGGATAGAACAGTCTGGAGCTGCGCCGCATTTGCTGTTTGCTTTGGTGCTTCGTTCTTCCTCCTTATCTACTAT ATCCCGATTTGGTTCCAAGCCGTCAAAGATGCCAGTGCCGTCAGGTCAGGGATCATGAACTTGCCCATGATCCTTGGATTAGTCGTCATGTCAGTCATAACAGGAGGGGCAGTCAGTGCCATTGGTTACTATACTCCCTTGATCCACGCATCGTCTATCCTAATGAGTATTGGCGCTGGGCTGTTGACCACGTTTCGCGTAAACACCCAATCACCTGCATGGATAGGTTACCAGGCCCTTTACGGCATTGGAGCCGGTCTCGGCATGCAACTCCCTCTTGTCGCAGTGCAGACGGCTCTGCCAGAACAAGATATCCCCGTTGGCACTGCCACTTTGATGTTCTCCCAGACCCTTGGAGGCAGCATATTCGTGCAAGTCGCTCAGAACGTCTTTACGAACCAACTCAGCAAGGAGATCCAGGGTGCAGGTGTTGACGCCGGGATCGTGCTTGGTGCTGGAGCAACTGAGCTGCGGGACAGTGTACCCGCGGTTCACTTGCCAGAGGTCCTGGTTGCGTATAGCAAGGCTCTAACCAACACCTGGTACGTTTCTGTTGCAATGGCTGTCCTCTCACTGATTCCCGCTTTGTTTGTCCCGTGGAAAtcggtcaaggacaagaagatggaggcagCCATGGCGTAA
- a CDS encoding Zn(2)-C6 fungal-type domain-containing protein yields the protein MGENIVKPMRTSKKKVRTGCITCKIMRIKCDESKPACLRCTRTGRKCDGYASPPAPAPGPVGPAKPGKLASKEGRAQEFFYRKTVPELSGFFGRSFWNTVLQFSLTEPAIRHATVALATLHEEHSSPTTATEQPRDNIKFAIQSYNRSIGTVLKRASDPTSMPLIAMASIAFTCFECLLGDPKEAAAHVASGIGLLKMWREKSGQPASSWGQNYRSFELSFVETHLAPVLCTLSLCVAEFGSPVDLYLNPVDFNNCPIFGEPFQELSESRVGLIDIITAAVRLGQEDAPALEVSVKAAGLSTALECWKMRFDDLVQRKGPLWSDQDQGAADLVRVMWQSTAHMRKSSDLSRR from the exons ATGGGAGAGAACATTGTAAAGCCCATGCGTACGAGTAAGAAAAAAGTCCGCACAGGATGCATCACGTGCAA AATCATGAGAATCAAGTGTGATGAGTCCAAGCCTGCATGTCTCCG GTGTACGCGTACTGGCAGAAAATGCGACGGATATGCAtcacctccagctcctgctCCGGGCCCAGTAGGACCAGCTAAGCCTGGGAAGCTCGCATCCAAAGAGGGCAGGGCACAGGAGTTCTTCTACCGAAAGACTGTTCCGGAGCTTTCTGGATTCTTTGGTCGATCCTTCTGGAACACTGTCCTACAGTTTAGCCTGACGGAGCCAGCAATTAGACATGCCACCGTCGCCTTGGCAACCCTTCACGAGGAGCACAGTTCCCCTACGACGGCCACCGAACAGCCGAGGGACAACATCAAGTTCGCGATTCAATCATACAATAGATCCATTGGCACTGTACTGAAACGAGCTTCTGATCCGACCTCGATGCCTTTGATAGCTATGGCCAGCATCGCCTTCACCTGCTTTGAATGTCTTTTGGGCGACCCCAAGGAAGCCGCCGCTCACGTCGCCAGCGGTATTGGCCTGCTCAAGATGTGGCGAGAAAAGTCTGGCCAACCAGCCAGTTCCTGGGGCCAGAATTACCGGAGCTTTGAGCTCTCCTTTGTGGAAACCCATCTGGCCCCTGTCCTATGCACACTCAGTCTTTGTGTCGCAGAGTTTGGCTCCCCCGTCGACTTGTATCTCAACCCAGTCGACTTCAATAACTGTCCCATATTTGGGGAGCCGTTCCAAGAACTGTCAGAATCGCGGGTCGGCCTTATCGACATCATTACAGCAGCCGTAAGACTCGGACAGGAGGACGCTCCGGCCCTCGAGGTTAGCGTCAAGGCAGCAGGCCTCAGCACCGCGCTTGAATGCTGGAAAATGAGATTCGATGATCTTGTCCAACGAAAAGGGCCCTTGTGGAgtgaccaagaccaaggcgcCGCTGATCTTGTACGCGTTATGTGGCAGAGCACAGCT CATATGAGGAAATCATCCGACTTGTCGAGGCGCTAA
- a CDS encoding AB hydrolase-1 domain-containing protein: MRFTTLFALAAAAVNHCIATPSGQHGSAQGEVAAVRSYFYVGGGYADDGAGGQIYRDQMYVEKLIPAGGVRQRTPIVFIHGQGQTGSNFLNKPDGGRGWASQFISQGYEVYIIDQTFRGRSAWMPAAGAAKPSTYSAEIIEQRFTAGKNFNLWPQASKHTQWPGTGMRGDPVFDTFYVSNVQFINNATYQQSTVQDAGAALLDKIGRPVILVGHSQGGIMPILIADARPRLTKGLVLLEPTGPPFRDAVFSTKAARPYGLTDIPLTYSPSVSDPATDLVQEIQTSRGDDFVECVLQASKPAPRRLVNLQSKPILILTAESSYHMPYDYCTADFLRQAGCSKTQHLELGEAGIRGNGHMMFMEKNSDVIQAVLERWIRST, from the exons ATGCGTTTCACCACTCTGTTTGCCCTTGCGGCTGCCGCAGTCAACCACTGTATCGCTACTCCTTCTGGCCAGCATGGCAGTGCCCAGGGCGAGGTCGCCGCCGTCCGATCCTACTTTTACGTAGGTGGAGGCTACGCCGATGATGGAGCGGGCGGGCAGATCTACCGTGATCAGATGTATGTCGAGAAGCTGATCCCGGCCGGTGGCGTCCGGCAACGAACGCCCATTGTCTTTATCCACGGCCAGGGCCAGACAGGCAGC AACTTCCTCAACAAGCCTGATGGTGGCCGCGGTTGGGCATCCCAGTTCATCAGCCAAGGATACGAGGTCTACATCATTGACCAGACCTTCCGTGGCCGATCAGCATGGATGCCCGCCGCCGGCGCTGCGAAGCCCTCGACCTACTCGGCCGAGATCATCGAGCAGCGCTTCACTGCGGGCAAGAACTTCAATCTCTGGCCCCAGGCCTCCAAGCACACCCAGTGGCCTGGGACTGGTATGAGGGGTGACCCCGTCTTTGACACTTTCTACGTGTCCAACGTTCAGTTCATCAACAATGCCACCTACCAGCAGTCGACGGTCCAGGATGCTGGCGCTGCTCTCCTCGACAAGATTGGCAGACCCGTCATCCTTGTCGGTCACAGCCAGGGTGGTATTATGCCCATTCTTATCGCGGATGCCCGCCCCAGACTCACCAAGGGTCTCGTTCTTCTCGAGCCCACTGGCCCTCCCTTCAGGGACGCCGTCTTCAGCACCAAGGCTGCCCGCCCCTACGGTCTGACTGACATTCCCCTCACCTACAGCCCCTCTGTCTCTGACCCTGCCACCGACCTGGTTCAAGAGATCCAGACCAGCCGAGGTGACGACTTTGTTGAGTGTGTTCTTCAGGCCAGCAAGCCTGCGCCTCGTCGTCTGGTCAACCTGCAGAGCAagcccatcctcatcctcactgCCGAGTCGTCCTATCACATGCCCTACGACTACTGCACTGCCGACTTCCTTCGCCAGGCTGGCTGCTCCAAGACTCAGCACCTCGAGCTTGGAGAGGCCGGCATCCGCGGCAACGGACACATGATGTTTATGGAGAAGAACAGCGACGTGATTCAGGCCGTCTTGGAGCGCTGGATCCGGTCCACCTAA